ATCAGTACCTGGAGAACTGCTACGTAGATCATCTGCACCGGGAGGACCGCCATGCCCGCCGCAGCGACTCGTTTCTGACCGTGCAGCCATGCGGTGCGCACGCCCGCGATGGCGTACGTGAGATTCGACCGCAACGACATCGCGAACCTTCGCACCGAGACACCCGCCAGCAGTGCTGGAAGTTGACGCACGTCCATCCCGAGCCCCCGCATCGCCCAGTACAAATCGTGATCCTCGTGTGTACCGACCGCACGGACCTGCTCGGCCCTCGCAGCTCGCCACGCGTCCTTGCGCACCATCATGTTCGCCCCGAACATCGTCGTCGCCGGCGGAGCCTCGCGGCGGGCGCGCACAGCCTTCATCGCGGCACCGCGAACGGCCGATCGTGATCGGCGATCGAACGGCGCGTCATGCGAGTAGGCGTAGCCGGACAACGCGACGACGTCCGGGTTGTCGTCGAGGTAACCGATGCCGCGTCGTGCCCAATGTCGATCGATGAAGGTATCCGCATCGATTCGACCGAGGACCTCATGCGACGCTGCCGCGAACCCCGCTTCCCTCGCCCACAGGACCCCCGGCTTCGCCTCCTTGACGATGCGGATCGGCAGACGATCGGAGTACGACTGCGCGATCGCCACCGTGGAATCCGTGCAATTGTTGTCGACGATCAGACACTCGTCGACCGGCCTGCTCTGTGCTGCCACATGGTCGAGACAGCGGCCGATCACTGCCTGCTCGTTGTAGACCGGAATGACGAGCGTCAAACCCACGGGGCGACTCCTCCTGGTTCGTTGGGTGACTCGATCCCTGATCGTAGTCATCCGAACGAATGACAGTTGGGTTATTGGTGAATAACAGTTTCACCGTCCGGCGAAGCCTCAGAACCGAGAGCAAGCAAAGTCCCCTGCCGGATCAAACGGGCGCCGTGCGCCCAATCGAGACGATGCCCACGAGTCGCCAACACCTCAAGCAAACCAGACATTCGCTGCATCGTTACCGTGCGAAGCAGTGGCCCCCGCCACGATTTGCGATCGTTACAGAAAACCCTCGATAACGCCCTGAAATCGTCCGATACCGATGCCTTCAAGCAATCATCACGCAAACGTAGGGTCGCTTACGCCCCCTCCAGATCGCACCTGAACTCAGCTCCTCCCAGGGTTGAGAACTGGCAGTCGTGACGAAAGCTCCCCAATGACCCCCACTTCCCTCGACAGACCGCACGGTCATGTCAGCTCCCCGCCGAACCCCGCATCTCTCCATCGGATGAATGAGGTGTTCGAGCGATCATGCGACCGCACGCCGTCTGCGGTCGCACTCGTGTGCGGCGACGACGAACTCACCTACGCCGAACTCGACGAAGAGGCCAACCAGCTCGCGCACGCGCTACTCGACAGGGGCGTTGGTGTGGACTCACGCGTCGGCATCCTCCTCCACCGCTCGATCGACACCTACGCAGCGTTGCTCGGCGTGCAGAAGGCCGGCGCAGCGTTCGTGCCGATCGACCCGCGAATGAGACCACCAAGGTCACCGCGACATCGCTACGCTCTGCGGCCCTGTACGTTCAGCCCGGCGGCACCATCGCACAGGCGTGGCCGCATCTGCAGGCGACCGCGTCGACCGTACCGAACTTCGTCGCGAACGGGGCGACTACCTCGGGTTCTGCCTCGGTGCGTACCTCGCCACGGCACAGTACGGTTTCGGTGTGTTCGGCGGCACCGCTCGCCGTCACGCGAACGCGCCGGGGTCATTGATCACCACGCTCGGTGCAACCATCGCCGATGTCGACTGGCGCGGTGTTCGCCGCCCGATGTTCTTCCAGGACGGTCCGCAGTTCACCGCGCCGTCAGGTGCCGACATCATCGCCCGCTACCCCGGCGGTGCGGCCGCGGCGCTCGTCAGCTCATACGGAAGCGGTCGCGTCGGGTTGGTCGGTCCCCATCCGGAGGCCACCAAGTCGTGGTTCCCCGCGGGCGCTTCCATCGACTCGCGTGCCGTTGATCCGTCGGCGGCCTACGACTTGATCGCGTCCACCCACCGTCGGTAGCCGAGGGGTCTGTCGTCCCATTTAGTGCAACTGGATTCACGCCCCCGATCGGACGACCCGAGGCGACATACAATCTGGCGGGTGACTGTCGGACTCCCCAGCTTCATCACCGGCGCCCTCCCGAGCCGAATGCTCACTCCGCACGACGAGGCGAATTTCCGCGTCTCATTCAACACGGCGGCCCGCACGTACCGTGCGGAGCTGTGGGTCATCATGATGGTCGGGACGTAGTCGTCGCACGTGTCGGCGGAGAAGAGTTCGCGGTACTCGTCCGCCGATGCGATCGGACCGACCTGTGCAGCGCCGTCGAGGCCGCGAGGCGGAAGCTCTCAACTGTGAGTTCCGACGTGTCGCCTCCCGCAGCTCTCACCCTGTCGGCGGGACTCGCATTCTCCACGGACGAGGACGACCTGATGTCC
This genomic window from Gordonia sp. PDNC005 contains:
- a CDS encoding glycosyltransferase family 2 protein, which produces MGLTLVIPVYNEQAVIGRCLDHVAAQSRPVDECLIVDNNCTDSTVAIAQSYSDRLPIRIVKEAKPGVLWAREAGFAAASHEVLGRIDADTFIDRHWARRGIGYLDDNPDVVALSGYAYSHDAPFDRRSRSAVRGAAMKAVRARREAPPATTMFGANMMVRKDAWRAARAEQVRAVGTHEDHDLYWAMRGLGMDVRQLPALLAGVSVRRFAMSLRSNLTYAIAGVRTAWLHGQKRVAAAGMAVLPVQMIYVAVLQVLIRPYDPVTGTWRPFRNAWSERMSPVHGEPAGSECSQP
- a CDS encoding diguanylate cyclase, which codes for MGHHDGRDVVVARVGGEEFAVLVRRCDRTDLCSAVEAARRKLSTVSSDVSPPAALTLSAGLAFSTDEDDLMSRADIQLYRAKAEGRDRLAVEHAVEPTVHSA